A window of Saccharomyces paradoxus chromosome XIII, complete sequence contains these coding sequences:
- a CDS encoding uncharacterized protein (similar to YMR196W), with protein sequence MNKLRDKFVDSTVEEERLRENRNHEKYWYRWGPYLSERSWATVREDYSSNGDAWSNFPFEHANARVFRWGEDGLFGVSDNKQLVCMNVALWNGKDERLKERLFGLTGPQGNHGEDVKELYFYLDNTPTHSYMKALYKYPFKKAFPYEELVQKNGERGYEDREFEVYDIDGLYRDKETDDNPYFDVFFEMAKDDENPNELNFRLTIHNRSKIDSGELYIAPQLFFRNTWAFDGTRTKDKPLLERDAKAANLINMTHKKYGNCQMVFQPSPGGFSSNTNEEEEDEEVEDIDPLLLFTNNESNLAKLFDEEKNPSEYTKDAFEEYLVEGKTDAVNPENKGTKACAVYHFKNIPPGEYVTVRYKFTNNPENSIFKAQNLAVVDEDEFDLIFDNREEEADNFYWRITPLPISDELRNLQRQAFSGLLWTKQFYNFTYDAWYNGDANVKPRPPPNRANGRNKNWKHLYIEDILSMPDKWEYPFFASWDTAFHCIPLAMIDPEFAKRQLDLLTREWYMHPNGQIPAYEWNFNDVNPPVHAWAVYRVFKIERNMYNREDRTFLERVFQKLLLNFTWWVNRKDTEGKNVFEGGFLGLDNIGVFNRSEPLPTGGTLEQADSTGWMAFFSLQMLNIALELAKENPVYEDIASKFFEHFILISDSMSFEYATDITGEKCKDVVKQNLWNETDKFYYDAISWGDHKEQLPIRSLVGLIPLYASMTLEPSIIKQFPGFKKRVDWFVNNRPEIFDRNIASMSKKGVGERLLLSLVTKERLTAILSRLLDETEFLSPYGIRSLSKYHEKHPFEMNVNGVEYMVKYLPGESDSGMFGGNSNWRGPIWFPTSFLIMEALQRFYLYYGSDFKVECPLGSGDYLNLAEVAEELGYRMIHLFVPDENGERAVHYGDHSKFLSSDPYFKDYVPFFEYFDGDTGRGLGASHQCGWTALVAKWISDVGISCVRLPRTPRSSVATTASTESSEQGHKMKRMARRKSAKSLVNYTATILDLTEEEKRHHRMGGTHSGLTPQSSISSDKARHLMEEMNEEEGIHETVVPEDRHNFETKLIGKLKDKVKNMKVTDKAKDEDIDPMDPMSPLNKDIS encoded by the coding sequence ATGAACAAGCTAAGAGACAAATTTGTAGATTCTACggtagaagaagaaagattgCGTGAAAACCGAAATCACGAGAAGTACTGGTATCGTTGGGGTCCTTACTTAAGTGAGAGAAGTTGGGCCACGGTCCGTGAAGATTATTCCTCAAACGGTGATGCCTGGTCCAATTTTCCCTTCGAACATGCCAATGCAAGAGTATTCCGTTGGGGTGAAGATGGGCTATTCGGTGTCTCAGATAACAAACAATTAGTGTGTATGAATGTCGCCCTGTGGAACGGTAAAGATGAGAGATTAAAGGAAAGGTTATTCGGGTTGACTGGGCCGCAAGGGAACCATGGTGAGGATGTTAAGGAGTTATACTTTTATCTGGACAATACCCCCACTCATTCATACATGAAGGCTTTATACAAGTATCCCTTTAAAAAGGCCTTTCCATACGAGGAATTGGTGCAAAAGAATGGTGAGAGAGGGTACGAAGATAGAGAATTCGAAGTTTATGATATAGATGGGTTATACCGTGATAAAGAAACCGATGACAACCCTTATTTCGATGTCTTTTTCGAAATGGCAAAGGATGACGAAAATCCTAATGAACTGAACTTTCGGTTAACTATACATAATCGAAGTAAAATCGACTCTGGTGAGCTCTACATAGCTCCCCAACTTTTCTTCAGGAATACTTGGGCTTTTGATGGTACTAGAACAAAGGACAAGCCTTTACTTGAAAGGGACGCAAAAGCAGCGAACTTAATCAATATGACTCACAAGAAATATGGTAATTGCCAAATGGTCTTCCAGCCATCTCCAGGTGGGTTCTCTTCCAAtacaaatgaagaagaagaggatgaagaggTGGAAGATATAGACCCTTTACTGTTATTTACTAATAATGAGTCCAATTTAGCGAAGCTGTTtgacgaagaaaagaacCCCTCCGAATACACAAAGGatgcttttgaagaatatcTTGTCGAAGGTAAAACTGATGCCGTAAATCCCGAAAATAAAGGAACAAAGGCCTGCGCGGTATatcatttcaaaaatattccGCCAGGGGAGTACGTTACCGTGAGATATAAATTTACAAATAACCCAGAAAACTCTATCTTCAAGGCTCAAAACCTGGCTGTCGTGGATGAAGACGAGTTTGATCTGATTTTTGATAACAGAGAGGAGGAAGCTGATAACTTCTATTGGAGAATTACACCCTTACCAATCAGTGATGAATTAAGAAATCTTCAAAGACAAGCTTTTTCTGGTTTGCTATGGACCAAACAGTTCTACAATTTCACTTATGACGCTTGGTATAATGGCGATGCCAATGTTAAACCTCGGCCTCCTCCTAATAGAGCTAACGGCAGGAATAAAAACTGGAAGCATCTTTACATCGAAGATATCCTATCGATGCCTGACAAATGGGAGTATCCATTTTTTGCCTCATGGGATACTGCGTTTCACTGTATTCCTTTAGCTATGATTGATCCAGAATTTGCGAAGCGGCAACTAGATTTATTAACCAGAGAGTGGTATATGCATCCTAACGGCCAAATTCCGGCATACGAATGGAACTTCAATGACGTCAATCCACCAGTCCATGCATGGGCTGTGTATCgcgttttcaaaattgaaagaaacatGTACAACCGTGAAGATCGTACATTTTTAGAACGAGTTTTCCAAAAGCTTTTGTTAAATTTTACATGGTGGGTCAACAGAAAAGATACTGAAGGtaaaaatgtttttgaagGTGGATTTTTGGGCCTTGATAACATCGGCGTTTTCAACAGATCAGAACCACTACCCACTGGTGGCACGCTTGAACAAGCTGATTCTACAGGTTGGATGGCGTTTTTCAGTCTGCAGATGCTAAACATTGCATTAGAGCTGGCTAAAGAAAACCCTGTTTATGAGGACATCGCctccaaattttttgaacattttATCTTGATCAGTGACTCTATGTCTTTTGAATACGCTACAGATATTACCGGAGAGAAATGTAAAGATGTTGTCAAACAAAACCTATGGAACGAGACAGACAAATTCTATTACGACGCCATCTCCTGGGGTGATCACAAGGAGCAACTACCAATCAGATCTCTCGTGGGCTTAATCCCACTATATGCTTCTATGACTTTAGAGCCTAGTATCATAAAACAATTCCCAGGTTTCAAAAAGAGGGTTGATTGGTTTGTGAACAACCGCCcggaaatttttgatagaaATATCGCCTCAATGTCAAAAAAAGGAGTTGGAGAGAGACTACTTCTATCCCTCGTCACTAAGGAAAGATTAACTGCCATATTATCACGTTTGTTGGATGAAACCGAGTTTTTGTCACCATATGGTATTAGATCTCTTTCCAAATATCATGAGAAGCACCCATTTGAAATGAATGTAAATGGAGTCGAATACATGGTCAAATACTTACCGGGCGAATCAGACTCAGGCATGTTCGGTGGTAACTCTAACTGGAGAGGACCCATTTGGTTCCCCACCAGCTTTTTAATTATGGAAGCATTACAAAGATTCTACTTGTACTACGGTTCCGATTTCAAAGTAGAGTGTCCCCTAGGTTCAGGAGATTATTTGAATCTTGCAGAAGTTGCCGAAGAACTTGGATATCGTATGATTCACTTGTTCGTTCCAGATGAAAATGGGGAGCGCGCCGTTCATTATGGCGACCACTCCAAGTTTCTATCTTCTGATCCATATTTTAAGGACTATGtgccattttttgaatatttcgACGGTGACACAGGGAGGGGGCTTGGTGCTTCACACCAGTGTGGTTGGACTGCCCTTGTGGCCAAATGGATTAGCGATGTAGGCATATCCTGTGTAAGACTGCCTCGTACGCCAAGATCATCTGTGGCAACAACTGCTTCAACAGAGAGCTCCGAGCAAGGGCATaaaatgaagaggatggcaAGACGTAAGAGTGCAAAGTCTCTAGTGAACTACACTGCCACTATTTTGGACTTGACTGAAGAGGAGAAGCGTCATCATAGGATGGGTGGTACCCATTCTGGTTTGACGCCACAAAGCAGTATTTCAAGTGACAAGGCAAGACATCTGATGGAGGAAATGAATGAAGAGGAAGGTATTCATGAAACTGTGGTGCCAGAAGATCGTCACAACTTTGAAACCAAACTTATAGGAAAACTAAAAGATAAGgtgaaaaatatgaaagtAACTGACAAGGCTAAGGATGAGGATATAGACCCAATGGACCCAATGAGTCCTTTGAATAAGGATATATCATAA
- the VTI1 gene encoding v-SNARE protein VTI1 (Protein involved in cis-Golgi membrane traffic~similar to YMR197C) codes for MSSLLISYESDFKTTLEQAKVSLSEAPSQPLSQRNNTLKHVEQQQEELFDLLDQMDVEVNNSIGDASERATYKAKLREWKKTIQSDIKRPLQSLVDSGDRDRLFGDLNASNIDDDQRQQLLSNHAILQKSGDRLKDASRIANETEGVGSQIMMDLRSQRETLENARQTLFQADSYVDKSIKTLKTMTRRLVANKFISYAIIAVLILLILLVLFSKFK; via the coding sequence ATGAGTTCCCTATTAATATCATACGAATCAGATTTCAAAACAACCTTAGAACAGGCTAAAGTGAGCTTATCGGAGGCCCCCTCACAACCGTTGTCACAGAGAAATAATACACTGAAGCATGTAGAACAGCAACAAGAGGAGTTGTTTGACCTGCTGGATCAGATGGACGTAGAAGTTAATAACAGTATAGGCGATGCTTCAGAACGCGCTACATACAAGGCGAAATTAAGAGAATGGAAGAAGACCATACAGAGCGATATCAAAAGACCACTACAGTCTCTAGTGGACTCAGGCGATCGCGATAGACTTTTTGGAGATCTTAACGCATCtaatattgatgatgacCAAAGGCAACAGTTGTTGAGCAACCATGCAATTTTACAGAAATCAGGAGATAGATTAAAAGATGCCAGTAGAATAGCAAATGAAACTGAAGGAGTAGGGTCACAAATAATGATGGATTTAAGGTCACAGAGAGAGACTTTGGAAAACGCAAGGCAAACCTTGTTTCAAGCAGATTCATACGTGGATAAGAGCATAAAAACACTAAAAACAATGACTAGAAGGCTGGTTGCCAACAAATTTATAAGCTATGCTATTATTGCCGTcctaatattattgattttgctagttttgttttcaaaatttaaGTAA
- the CIK1 gene encoding Cik1p (Kinesin-associated protein~similar to YMR198W) — translation MNNSKIPKLSFHSDPSGISRDFPKTKRQKIQKREMDMVLTPNNNKLNILHASESGIRRRYTDDISATHKKKLTFGGDPKVIERVKNNERKVRKDIDSLLNAISEIEKESVRIHDRELPAITLELDAKVKACRELQNEIDGLSTEMDLKDNQCDLQRRNVELSSKNIVSMHAVKVQEFENDLEEELSNAKREWTYKLMEVENLKPDEKLTDEMRQLKTEFEDVNRKLFILQNENEWECKEYENKLNKEFKMFKKIKNDARIELDREKERLTKILKELQDSHDELKKNIKKCGDEFDGFEKKIEEAEMNFHCMELAIVPLRKDLAFTSQALTQVQEEKKQVEGEANNWRKKYANELEKVQQELYTRQNLATSIEEIKGYTRCFAYANEREMPDEFHVDYVDQCICENSGEKRVQAFDRVILEEIHKDHKRLYNECIPFLGKYISKLINCSIIVVSQQPTAPMKMTLLKQLVEQYGENYKMTLKILGFDGSIRHNDVGLDNLAEIRDLSQDEECMSILTLDTKLRKGEESHSMNIYIGSMSTLQLNKGLDDAPSVLSHVLIKTKQCFVFKINAGENIEKALAIAGKLKRTIRLPQLD, via the coding sequence ATGAATAACTCCAAAATACCTAAACTTTCCTTTCATAGTGATCCTAGCGGTATTAGTCGAGACTTTCCGAAGACAAAACGACAGAAGATTcagaaaagagaaatggATATGGTTCTAACTCCCAATAACAACAAGTTAAATATATTGCATGCTTCTGAATCTGGAATACGACGTCGCTACACAGATGACATCTCCGCTACacataaaaagaaattgactTTTGGGGGAGACCCCAAAGTTATTGAAAGAGTTAAGAACAATGAACGTAAGGTCAGAAAGGACATAGATTCGTTATTGAACGCTATttctgaaattgaaaaggaatctGTTCGTATTCATGACAGAGAATTGCCCGCAATAACATTAGAACTAGATGCGAAGGTCAAAGCGTGCAGGGAGCTACAAAATGAGATTGACGGGCTATCAACGGAGATGGACTTGAAGGATAATCAATGTGATCTTCAAAGGAGAAATGTTGAACTATCGTCGAAAAATATAGTGTCTATGCATGCAGTAAAAGTTCAAGAGTTCGAAAACGATTTAGAAGAGGAGCTATCGAATGCCAAAAGGGAATGGACGTATAAATTAATGGAAgtagaaaatttgaaaccTGATGAAAAGTTAACTGATGAAATGCGACAGCTTAAAACAGAATTCGAAGACGTCAATagaaaattatttattcttcAGAATGAGAATGAGTGGGAGTGtaaagaatatgaaaacaaattgaacaaggaattcaaaatgttcaaaaaaattaagaacGATGCTAGGATTGAATTAGATAGGGAGAAAGAAAGGCTTACGAAAATTCTAAAAGAGCTACAAGACTCCCatgatgaattgaaaaaaaatattaagaAATGTGGAGATGAGTTTGACgggtttgaaaaaaagatcgAAGAGGCAGAAATGAACTTCCATTGCATGGAACTTGCTATTGTTCCTCTTAGAAAAGACCTTGCTTTTACATCACAGGCATTGACGCAAGTGCAGGAGGAGAAAAAGCAAGTCGAAGGGGAAGCAAACAATTGGAGGAAAAAGTACGCCAATGAGCTAGAAAAGGTTCAACAGGAATTGTACACACGACAGAATCTGGCCACTTCAATCGAAGAAATCAAAGGTTATACCCGATGCTTTGCGTATGCTAATGAGCGAGAAATGCCCGATGAATTCCATGTCGATTATGTAGACCAGTGCATTTGCGAGAATAGTGGTGAAAAACGTGTACAAGCTTTTGATAGAGTAATCCTCGAAGAAATTCATAAGGATCATAAACGGCTATATAACGAATGCATTCCATTCTTAGGAAAGTACATTAGCAAATTGATCAACTGCAGCATTATAGTGGTCTCGCAGCAACCCACAGCACCTATGAAGATGACTTTGTTAAAACAGTTAGTTGAGCAGTATGGTGAAAATTATAAGATGACgttaaaaattttaggCTTCGATGGGAGCATTAGACACAATGACGTTGGATTAGATAACCTAGCAGAGATTAGAGATCTGTCacaagatgaagaatgCATGAGCATTTTGACTTTAGATACCAAGTTGAGAAAGGGTGAAGAGTCCCATTcaatgaatatatatatcgGTAGTATGTCCACTCTACAGCTGAATAAAGGGCTTGATGATGCCCCATCAGTCCTTTCACATGTGCTCATTAAAACAAAGCAGTGCTTCGTCTTCAAGATCAACGCTGGTGAAAACATCGAGAAGGCTCTAGCCATAGCGGgaaaactgaaaagaacaatCCGATTACCTCAGCTAGATTAA
- the ICY1 gene encoding Icy1p (similar to YMR195W): MSSNYTTPLDDEVFPLSFANYQYTEHVTLGEDYSLNSSEDAKYNLSGTSVVPRDAGKFDLNMSSTLDETVFSLDNAQENIYKHQAMNNVQDCRMAVSAKTAQSCDKLTDLYANAAQQNYRLWLSSF; the protein is encoded by the coding sequence ATGTCTTCAAACTATACCACTCCTTTAGACGATGAGGTTTTTCCCTTATCTTTTGCCAACTATCAGTATACCGAACATGTGACACTTGGTGAGGACTATTCACTCAATTCTTCGGAAGATGCTAAATATAATCTAAGTGGTACTTCCGTGGTACCGAGAGACGCCGGAAAGTTCGATTTGAACATGTCTTCTACTCTAGACGAGACTGTGTTCTCGTTAGATAATGCTCAAGAGAATATCTACAAACACCAAGCAATGAATAACGTCCAAGATTGTCGCATGGCTGTCTCGGCCAAAACCGCCCAATCATGTGATAAATTAACCGATCTTTACGCCAATGCCGCCCAACAAAACTACAGATTGTGGCTATCTTCCTTTTAG
- the RPL36A gene encoding 60S ribosomal protein eL36 (Ribosomal 60S subunit protein L36A~similar to YMR194W): protein MAAKTGIAIGLNKGKKVTSMTPAPKISYKKGAASNRTKFVRSLVREIAGLSPYERRLIDLIRNSGEKRARKVAKKRLGSFTRAKAKVEEMNNIIAASRRH from the exons atggcCGCTAAGACAG gAATTGCTATTGGTTTAAACAAAGGTAAGAAGGTCACTAGCATGACCCCAGCTCCAAAAATCTCTTATAAGAAAGGTGCTGCTTCCAACAGAACTAAGTTCGTTAGATCTTTGGTCAGAGAAATCGCTGGTTTGTCTCCATACGAAAGAAGATTGATTGATCTAATAAGAAACTCTGGTGAAAAGAGAGCTAGAAAGGTCGCAAAGAAGAGATTAGGTTCTTTCACCAGAGCCAAGGCTAaggttgaagaaatgaacAACATCATCGCTGCCTCTCGTCGTCACTAA
- the CMC4 gene encoding Cmc4p (similar to YMR194C), with the protein MSNPCQKEACAIQDCLLSHQYDDAKCAKVIDQLYICCSKFYKENGRESRSPCCPLPSLLELKIKQRNIKPGDS; encoded by the exons ATGTCTAATCCATGCCAGAAGGAGGCCTGTGCCATCCAAG ATTGTCTTCTATCACATCAGTACGATGATGCTAAATGCGCTAAAGTGATAGATCAACTTTACATTTGTTGctcaaaattttacaaagaaaatggaaggGAGTCACGGTCTCCCTGTTGTCCGCTACCTTCTCTCCTTGAGTTAAAGATCAAACAGCGAAACATTAAACCAGGGGACAGCTGA
- the ROT1 gene encoding Rot1p (Molecular chaperone involved in protein folding in ER~similar to YMR200W), protein MWSKKFTLKKLILSGYLFAQKVYCENEDSSLYGTWSSKSNQVFTGPGFYDPVDELLIEPSLPGLSYSFTEDGWYEEATYQVSGNPRDPTCPMASLIYQHGTYNISENGTLVLNPIEVDGRQLFSDPCNDDGVSTYSRYNQTETFKEYAVGIDPYHGIYTLQLYQYDGTPMQPLYLAYRPPMMLPTETLNPTSSAASTDDASSNKKRSLRSLVRRSLENRHKTNAIKKQNTSFLTSNAIWYISAGMLGVGSLLFLAF, encoded by the coding sequence atgtgGTCGAAAAAGTTTACCTTAAAGAAGCTAATCTTAAGCGGATATTTGTTCGCTCAGAAGGTTTATTGTGAGAACGAAGACAGTTCTTTATATGGCACCTGGTCATCTAAATCAAATCAAGTATTTACAGGACCAGGATTTTATGATCCGGTAGATGAACTTTTGATAGAGCCTTCGTTGCCCGGTCTTAGCTACTCCTTCACCGAAGACGGTTGGTACGAAGAAGCCACTTACCAAGTAAGTGGTAATCCTCGTGATCCAACTTGCCCTATGGCTTCGTTGATTTATCAACATGGTACATACAACATTTCAGAAAACGGTACTTTAGTTCTGAATCCTATTGAAGTAGATGGTAGACAACTATTCAGCGATCCATGCAATGATGACGGGGTTTCAACTTACTCAAGATATAACCAAACAGAAACGTTTAAAGAATATGCCGTAGGTATAGATCCTTACCATGGTATTTACACCCTGCAATTGTACCAATATGATGGTACTCCAATGCAACCGCTATATTTGGCTTATAGGCCACCAATGATGCTACCAACAGAAACGTTGAATCCAACATCGTCAGCGGCCAGCACTGACGACGCATCGtctaataaaaaaagatcacTAAGAAGTTTAGTGAGAAGAAGTCTAGAAAACAGACACAAGACGAATGCCattaaaaaacaaaataccTCGTTTTTAACCTCCAATGCTATCTGGTATATTTCTGCGGGCATGCTAGGTGTAGGttcgttattatttttagcATTTTAG
- the MRPL24 gene encoding mitochondrial 54S ribosomal protein bL28m (Mitochondrial ribosomal protein of the large subunit~similar to YMR193W), with protein sequence MQQILRPLQLTRGFTSAVKNFRQWRLIETRKVTKQPDYKVGDIKPLHMPKERKEFPDYKYGESNIFKQSNKGLYGGSFVQFGNNISESKAKTRKKWLPNVIKKGLWSETLNRKISIKMTAKVLKTISREGGIDNYLTKEKAARIKELGPTGWKLRYRVLKRKDAIENYPHKDAPIIEMADGKKAKIYYNEVINGSPRKISVGRRKLMAFLYPLEKLEYRSIGKDLDHKKFVELFADVPVKDIVARLEDHEFDLSTITI encoded by the coding sequence ATGCAACAAATTCTCAGACCACTTCAATTAACTAGAGGCTTTACCTCTGCTGTGAAAAACTTTAGGCAATGGAGATTGATTGAGACAAGAAAGGTTACCAAACAGCCAGATTACAAAGTTGGCGATATAAAGCCCCTACATATGCCAAAAGAGAGGAAAGAATTTCCTGACTATAAGTATGGGGAATCTAACATCTTTAAACAGAGCAACAAAGGTCTATACGGTGGATCTTTTGTTCAGTTTGGTAACAATATTTCCGAAAGTAAAGCTAAAACGAGGAAGAAGTGGTTGCCAAAtgttataaaaaaaggtttaTGGAGTGAAACTCTGAACAGGAAAATCAGTATTAAAATGACTGCCAAAGTTCTAAAAACTATCAGTAGAGAAGGTGGGATTGACAATTACCTAACAAAGGAGAAAGCTGcaagaataaaagaattaGGGCCAACAGGATGGAAGCTTCGTTATAGGGTtttaaagagaaaagatgCAATAGAGAATTATCCACATAAGGATGCCCCTATTATAGAAATGGCTGATGGTAAAAAGGCCAAAATTTACTACAACGAAGTGATAAACGGCTCACCAAGAAAGATATCAgttggaagaagaaaattgatgGCCTTTTTATATCCTTTAGAGAAATTGGAATACAGGTCAATAGGGAAAGACTTGGACCACAAAAAATTTGTCGAATTATTCGCTGATGTTCCAGTCAAGGATATCGTAGCCAGATTGGAAGATCATGAATTTGATTTATCCACCATTACcatataa
- the CLN1 gene encoding cyclin CLN1 (G1 cyclin involved in regulation of the cell cycle~similar to YMR199W), whose amino-acid sequence MNHPEVKTGLIVTAKQTYYPIELSNAELLTHYETIQEYHEEISQNVLVQSSKTKPDIKLIDQQPEMNPHQTREAIVTFLYQLSVMTRVSNGIFFHAVRFYDRYCSKRVVLKDQAKLVVGTCLWLAAKTWGGCNHIINNVSIPTGGRFYGPNPRARIPRLSELVHYCGGSDLFDESMFIQMERHILDTLNWDVYEPMINDYILNVDENCLIQYELYKNQLQNNNNNGKEWSNKRKSQSSDDSDATVEEHIGSSPQSTGLDGDTTAMDEDEELNSKIKLINLKRFLIDLSSWQYNLLKFELYEICNGVFSIINKFTNQDQGPFLSMPIGNDINSNTQTQVFSILINGITNSPPSLVEVYKEQYGIIPFILQVKDYNLELQKKLQLASTIDLTRKIAVNSRYFDQNASSSSVSSPSTYSTGTNYTPMRNFSAQSDNSVFSTTNIDHSSPITPHMYTFNQFKNESACDSAISVSSLPNQTQSGNLPLSSNYQNIILDERNKENRIPNSSSAEVPQRAKFMTTGIFQNTGELTNRASSISLSIRNHNSSQL is encoded by the coding sequence atgAACCACCCAGAAGTGAAAACTGGGCTAATTGTCACTGCAAAGCAGACATACTACCCAATTGAATTGTCGAATGCAGAACTATTAACTCATTATGAAACCATACAGGAATACCATGAGGAAATTTCTCAAAACGTGTTGGTTCAATCTTCCAAGACAAAACCAGATATAAAGTTGATCGATCAGCAACCGGAGATGAATCCTCATCAAACTAGAGAAGCCATAGTAACATTTTTGTACCAGCTTTCAGTGATGACTAGAGTAAGTAATggtattttcttccacGCTGTCAGGTTTTACGATCGCTATTGCTCTAAGAGGGTGGTGTTAAAGGACCAAGCTAAACTAGTTGTGGGTACCTGCCTTTGGTTAGCGGCAAAAACTTGGGGAGGATGCAACCATATTATAAACAATGTCTCCATCCCCACAGGTGGTAGGTTCTATGGTCCCAATCCTAGAGCTCGTATTCCACGTCTTTCTGAATTGGTTCATTACTGCGGCGGGTCCGACTTATTCGATGAATCAATGTTCATTCAAATGGAAAGACATATTTTGGACACTCTGAACTGGGATGTTTATGAGCCCATGATTAATGATTACATTTTAAATGTTGACGAAAATTGTTTGATACAATACGAACTTTACAAAAACCAGTTacaaaataacaataacaacgGCAAAGAATGGTccaataaaagaaagtcGCAGTCGTCTGATGACAGTGACGCCACAGTGGAAGAACATATCGGCAGTTCACCACAAAGCACTGGGCTAGATGGCGATACGACTGCCATGGACGAGGATGAAGAACTGAAttccaaaatcaaattgatcaatttgAAGAGATTTCTGATTGATTTGAGCTCTTGGCAATACAATTTGCTTAAGTTCGAATTATACGAAATTTGCAATGGTGTTTTTTCTATAATAAACAAATTCACTAACCAAGACCAAGgtccttttctttctatgCCCATTGGTAATGATATAAACTCAAACACTCAAACGCAGGTATTTAGCATTCTCATCAATGGTATAACCAATTCTCCCCCATCTTTAGTCGAAGTTTATAAAGAGCAATATGGTATAATACCTTTCATATTACAAGTAAAAGACTATAACTTGGAATTACAAAAGAAACTGCAACTGGCCTCTACCATAGACTTAACCAGGAAAATCGCCGTTAATTCTCGTTACTTTGACCAAAATgcctcttcatcatcagttTCTTCTCCAAGCACATATTCCACGGGGACGAACTATACTCCAATGAGAAACTTTAGCGCACAATCAGACAACAGTGTTTTCAGTACCACCAACATCGACCATTCGTCGCCGATCACTCCTCACATGTACACTTTCAATCAATTCAAAAACGAAAGTGCTTGTGACAGTGCCATAAGTGTAAGCAGTCTACCTAACCAAACACAAAGCGGCAACCTGCCATTATCAAGTAATTATCAGAATATTATACTAGACGAAAGGAATAAAGAGAATAGAATCCCCAACTCGTCATCCGCCGAAGTACCGCAACGTGCAAAATTTATGACAACCGGTATTTTCCAGAACACAGGTGAACTTACTAATAGAGCGTCTTCGATATCGCTATCGATAAGAAATCACAACAGCTCTCAACTGTGA